A part of Tachysurus vachellii isolate PV-2020 chromosome 4, HZAU_Pvac_v1, whole genome shotgun sequence genomic DNA contains:
- the rasal3 gene encoding disabled homolog 2-interacting protein isoform X3, which produces MKPKTQDGGVRMKIKRRLQGGAHRKLSNPQLNLVGLSPAARFGSRDSLSVPLSAAESLDVSSDCTTVIRPVHSSILGEKYCFEVINSDSNHCFGCSSAAERDRWIENLRRAARPNKDNCERTENSLSLWVNEAKGLPPKKRYYCEVHLDGTLFARTSSRSVGKASSIPVNDGGSSAVVVSSGASGSAGGCQLFWGELFELDNLPPVTQITLHLFRDDNHKKKRHSKDESISYPLGSVALSLANIKGRVFQEKWYPILPYKALGTGGAKEQLGPQASIRVKARFQNLQVLPIERYKEFAESVTQGYVEMCSNLEPLLNVRDKEELAGALVHVLQSIGKAKEFLIKLGHAEVQRSGEKEALIFRENTLATKAIDEYMKLVGQKYLIDTLGDFITRLYATSESCEVDPQKCSASELLVNQRHLKETCGEVVRQITETQSSFPVELNEIFSSWVCECEERGRADIGHRLISASLFLRFLCPAILSPSLFGLTQPYPEPNTLRTLTLTAKVLQNLANFTPFGEKEEYMLFMNEFLEEHWDDMRTFLQKVSNPDSELEMARFDGYVDLPLCLSVLHSLLVDIISPMKLETINNLQPLPSILNQITEDLGPDVPRIICSRYISETAKPTYVPPRDLHNFSPLNTSLQQLPTNPRTTHVKSKRKQVTRTQSVPASERHHRHPLKRTTSNTDLTETPDNHYEENPEKHMEISPPQQNSTNKPAPAPVPWIKEHVQTETSLLEKYAQELCELRLGVDQVTDRELEMAKRLEDFIAVSQEHQTQLQAEVQELRSVLVLREEQLASATFRLGVIEEEREEDERKLSVALAAAERMNVLEEQFARLLKDMQQLNTVHSDDLSTSHRSETP; this is translated from the exons ATGAAGCCCAAAACTCAGGATGgtggagtgaga aTGAAGATAAAACGCAGACTGCAGGGTGGAGCTCACAGGAAACTGAGCAACCCACAGCTGAACCTAGTGGGACTGAGTCCTGCAGCAcg gtttggTTCACGAGATTCTCTCTCTGTACCCCTGAGTGCAGCAGAAAGTCTGGATGTGAGCTCAGACTGCACTACTGTGATCCGGCCGGTTCACAGCTCCATCCTGGGAGAGAAATACTGCTTTGAAGTGATTAACTCAGACAGTAACCACTGCTTTGGCTGCAGCTCTGCAGCTGAGAGGGATCGCTGGATTGAGAACCTGCGGCGTGCTGCTCGGCCCAATAAG GATAATTGTGAACGCACAGAGAACTCTCTCAGCCTGTGGGTGAACGAAGCTAAAGGTCTCCCACCAAAAAAACGCTACTACTGTGAGGTTCATCTGGATGGTACGCTGTTCGCTCGCACCAGCAGTCGCTCCGTGGGGAAAGCATCTTCAATCCCTGTGAATGATGGAGGGTCAAGCGCTGTGGTTGTGTCTTCTGGAGCAAGTGGAAGTGCAGGGGGGTGCCAGCTGTTTTGGGGCGAGCTTTTTGAGCTTGATAATCTGCCCCCTGTTACACAGATAACGCTGCACCTGTTCCGTGATGATAACCACAAGAAGAAGCGCCACTCGAAGGATGAGAGCATCTCTTACCCATTGGGCAGCGTTGCTCTGTCTCTGGCAAACATTAAAGGACGAGTGTTTCAGGAGAAATGGTATCCCATCCTTCCCTACAAAGCCCTTGGCACAGGTGGGGCAAAGGAACAGCTCGGGCCACAGGCAAGTATCCGGGTGAAGGCACGATTCCAGAACCTGCAAGTGCTGCCGATCGAGAGATATAAGGAGTTTGCGGAGTCTGTCACACAGGGGTATGTGGAGATGTGCAGCAACCTGGAGCCCCTGCTGAATGTCAGGGATAAAGAGGAGCTGGCTGGAGCACTTGTCCATGTCCTACAGAGCATCGGAAAGGCCAAG GAGTTCCTGATCAAGCTGGGTCACGCTGAAGTCCAGCGTTCAGGGGAGAAAGAGGCTCTAATCTTTAGAGAAAACACTTTGGCCACCAAAGCCATAGACGAGTACATGAAGCTGGTGGGGCAGAAATATCTCATCGATACTCTTG GAGATTTCATCACTCGACTGTATGCAACCTCAGAAAGCTGTGAAGTCGATCCACAGAAATGTTCTGCGTCCGAGCTTCTCGTCAACCAGCGCCACCTGAAGGAAACATGTGGAGAAGTTGTGCGACAGATCACGGAGACACAAAG CTCTTTTCCAGTGGAACTGAATGAAATTTTCTCCAGctgggtgtgtgaatgtgaggaACGTGGACGAGCGGACATCGGACACCGCCTCATTTCAGCATCTTTGTTCCTCCGGTTCCTCTGTCCAGCCATCCTCAGTCCCTCTCTTTTTGGACTGACCCAACCATATCCAGAACCCAATACACTCCGTACTCTGACTCTTACAGCTAAGGTGCTGCAGAACCTCGCCAACTTCACACC GTTTGGAGAGAAAGAAGAGTACATGCTGTTCATGAATGAGTTCCTGGAGGAACATTGGGATGATATGAGGACTTTCTTGCAGAAAGTATCAAACCCTGACAGTGAACTAGAGATGGCTCGGTTTGATGGCTATGTAGATCTTCCTTTATGCCTCTCTGTGCTTCACAGCCTGCTGGTGGATATCATCTCCCCAATGAAACTG GAAACTATAAACAACCTGCAGCCGCTACCCTCCATCCTGAACCAGATCACAGAGGATCTCGGCCCAGACGTTCCCCGGATTATCTGCAGCAG GTACATTAGTGAAACAGCCAAGCCCACATACGTTCCTCCCAGAGATCTCCACAATTTCAGCCCACTGAACACGTCCCTTCAGCAACTGCCCACAAATCCACGCACCACACATGTCAAGAGCAAACGGAAGCAGGTGACAAGGACACAGAGTGTCCCTGCCTCTGAGAGACACCACCGCCATCCTCTGAAGAGAACAACCAGCAACACTGACTTGACCGAGACACCTGATAACCACTATGAGGAGAACCCAGAGAAACACATGGAGATCTCACCACCACAGCAA aactcGACTAATAAACCTGCACCCGCTCCTGTTCCCTGGATCAAAGAGCATGTTCAGACTGAGACAAGCCTGCTGGAAAAG TATGCTCAGGAGTTGTGTGAGCTGCGTTTGGGGGTGGATCAGGTGACAGACCGTGAGCTGGAGATGGCAAAGCGATTGGAGGATTTCATTGCTGTGAGTCAGGAGCATCAGACACAGCTGCAGGCCGAAGTGCAGGAACTGCGCAGTGTGTTAGTGCTGAGAGAAGAGCAGCTCGCTAGTGCCACCTTCAg attGGGTGTGATTGAGGAGGAGCGTGAGGAGGATGAGAGGAAGCTTAGTGTTGCTCTGGCTGCAGCTGAACGCATGAATGTGTTG gagGAGCAGTTTGCTCGTCTATTAAAAGACATGCAGCAGCTGAATACAGTTCATAGTGATGACCTGAGCACATCACACAGGAGTGAGACACCTTGA
- the rasal3 gene encoding ras/Rap GTPase-activating protein SynGAP isoform X1, with protein sequence MGTDKESETDARADVEKGEVMHEEEDGGERADDGNLLNTYSWHTGGARGDLSEKSAGNKWSKMQSWRKALSEETPEKSPAPSPAPGARGNTKPASGRKNPFRRALSEPPGSLLSSILSPSSSSSSPVETGAATDLPQGGKIRKYLRQVSQRLKRPRALNRNDTSTTQQQQQQQQQQQQRDDVPSVDAADSVQFTWVPQDVPVWDINNCILQDGQIFISREEEPLLRMRNRASSCLSSVSLQNLTESHSNLECTPDHVTVASTMKPKTQDGGVRMKIKRRLQGGAHRKLSNPQLNLVGLSPAARFGSRDSLSVPLSAAESLDVSSDCTTVIRPVHSSILGEKYCFEVINSDSNHCFGCSSAAERDRWIENLRRAARPNKDNCERTENSLSLWVNEAKGLPPKKRYYCEVHLDGTLFARTSSRSVGKASSIPVNDGGSSAVVVSSGASGSAGGCQLFWGELFELDNLPPVTQITLHLFRDDNHKKKRHSKDESISYPLGSVALSLANIKGRVFQEKWYPILPYKALGTGGAKEQLGPQASIRVKARFQNLQVLPIERYKEFAESVTQGYVEMCSNLEPLLNVRDKEELAGALVHVLQSIGKAKEFLIKLGHAEVQRSGEKEALIFRENTLATKAIDEYMKLVGQKYLIDTLGDFITRLYATSESCEVDPQKCSASELLVNQRHLKETCGEVVRQITETQSSFPVELNEIFSSWVCECEERGRADIGHRLISASLFLRFLCPAILSPSLFGLTQPYPEPNTLRTLTLTAKVLQNLANFTPFGEKEEYMLFMNEFLEEHWDDMRTFLQKVSNPDSELEMARFDGYVDLPLCLSVLHSLLVDIISPMKLETINNLQPLPSILNQITEDLGPDVPRIICSRYISETAKPTYVPPRDLHNFSPLNTSLQQLPTNPRTTHVKSKRKQVTRTQSVPASERHHRHPLKRTTSNTDLTETPDNHYEENPEKHMEISPPQQNSTNKPAPAPVPWIKEHVQTETSLLEKYAQELCELRLGVDQVTDRELEMAKRLEDFIAVSQEHQTQLQAEVQELRSVLVLREEQLASATFRLGVIEEEREEDERKLSVALAAAERMNVLEEQFARLLKDMQQLNTVHSDDLSTSHRSETP encoded by the exons ATGGGAACTGATAAGGAGTCAGAGACGGACGCACGTGCAGATGTGGAGAAAGGTGAAGTGATGcatgaggaggaggatggaggAGAGCGCGCGGATGACGGGAACTTATTGAACACGTACAGCTGGCACACGGGGGGTGCGCGAGGCGATCTATCAGAGAAAAGTGCAGGAAACAAGTGGAGTAAGATGCAGAGCTGGAGGAAAGCGCTGAGTGAGGAGACACCCGAAAAATCACCGGCACCATCACCGGCACCGGGGGCGCGCGGAAACACCAAACCTGCCAGCGGGAGGAAGAACCCATTCCGCAGAGCGCTGTCAGAACCTCCCGGCTCGCTCCTGTCCTCTATTCTGtctccttcatcatcatcatcctcaccgGTGGAGACCGGCGCGGCCACGGACCTGCCGCAGGGCGGGAAAATCCGCAAATACCTTCGTCAGGTGTCGCAGAGACTGAAGAGGCCACGCGCACTGAACCGAAATGACACGAGcaccacacaacaacaacaacaacaacaacaacaacaacaacagcgcGATG atgtgccAAGTGTGGATGCTGcagattcagttcagtttacCTGGGTTCCTCAAGATGTTCCTGTGTGGGACATCAACAACTGTATCCTTCAGGATGGACAGATTTTTATTTCCAGAGAGgaggag CCGTTGTTACGGATGAGGAATCGAGCCAGTAGCTGTCTGTCATCTGTCAGTCTGCAGAACCTCACAGAGAGTCACTCCAACCTTG AGTGCACTCCAGATCACGTGACTGTGGCCAGCACCATGAAGCCCAAAACTCAGGATGgtggagtgaga aTGAAGATAAAACGCAGACTGCAGGGTGGAGCTCACAGGAAACTGAGCAACCCACAGCTGAACCTAGTGGGACTGAGTCCTGCAGCAcg gtttggTTCACGAGATTCTCTCTCTGTACCCCTGAGTGCAGCAGAAAGTCTGGATGTGAGCTCAGACTGCACTACTGTGATCCGGCCGGTTCACAGCTCCATCCTGGGAGAGAAATACTGCTTTGAAGTGATTAACTCAGACAGTAACCACTGCTTTGGCTGCAGCTCTGCAGCTGAGAGGGATCGCTGGATTGAGAACCTGCGGCGTGCTGCTCGGCCCAATAAG GATAATTGTGAACGCACAGAGAACTCTCTCAGCCTGTGGGTGAACGAAGCTAAAGGTCTCCCACCAAAAAAACGCTACTACTGTGAGGTTCATCTGGATGGTACGCTGTTCGCTCGCACCAGCAGTCGCTCCGTGGGGAAAGCATCTTCAATCCCTGTGAATGATGGAGGGTCAAGCGCTGTGGTTGTGTCTTCTGGAGCAAGTGGAAGTGCAGGGGGGTGCCAGCTGTTTTGGGGCGAGCTTTTTGAGCTTGATAATCTGCCCCCTGTTACACAGATAACGCTGCACCTGTTCCGTGATGATAACCACAAGAAGAAGCGCCACTCGAAGGATGAGAGCATCTCTTACCCATTGGGCAGCGTTGCTCTGTCTCTGGCAAACATTAAAGGACGAGTGTTTCAGGAGAAATGGTATCCCATCCTTCCCTACAAAGCCCTTGGCACAGGTGGGGCAAAGGAACAGCTCGGGCCACAGGCAAGTATCCGGGTGAAGGCACGATTCCAGAACCTGCAAGTGCTGCCGATCGAGAGATATAAGGAGTTTGCGGAGTCTGTCACACAGGGGTATGTGGAGATGTGCAGCAACCTGGAGCCCCTGCTGAATGTCAGGGATAAAGAGGAGCTGGCTGGAGCACTTGTCCATGTCCTACAGAGCATCGGAAAGGCCAAG GAGTTCCTGATCAAGCTGGGTCACGCTGAAGTCCAGCGTTCAGGGGAGAAAGAGGCTCTAATCTTTAGAGAAAACACTTTGGCCACCAAAGCCATAGACGAGTACATGAAGCTGGTGGGGCAGAAATATCTCATCGATACTCTTG GAGATTTCATCACTCGACTGTATGCAACCTCAGAAAGCTGTGAAGTCGATCCACAGAAATGTTCTGCGTCCGAGCTTCTCGTCAACCAGCGCCACCTGAAGGAAACATGTGGAGAAGTTGTGCGACAGATCACGGAGACACAAAG CTCTTTTCCAGTGGAACTGAATGAAATTTTCTCCAGctgggtgtgtgaatgtgaggaACGTGGACGAGCGGACATCGGACACCGCCTCATTTCAGCATCTTTGTTCCTCCGGTTCCTCTGTCCAGCCATCCTCAGTCCCTCTCTTTTTGGACTGACCCAACCATATCCAGAACCCAATACACTCCGTACTCTGACTCTTACAGCTAAGGTGCTGCAGAACCTCGCCAACTTCACACC GTTTGGAGAGAAAGAAGAGTACATGCTGTTCATGAATGAGTTCCTGGAGGAACATTGGGATGATATGAGGACTTTCTTGCAGAAAGTATCAAACCCTGACAGTGAACTAGAGATGGCTCGGTTTGATGGCTATGTAGATCTTCCTTTATGCCTCTCTGTGCTTCACAGCCTGCTGGTGGATATCATCTCCCCAATGAAACTG GAAACTATAAACAACCTGCAGCCGCTACCCTCCATCCTGAACCAGATCACAGAGGATCTCGGCCCAGACGTTCCCCGGATTATCTGCAGCAG GTACATTAGTGAAACAGCCAAGCCCACATACGTTCCTCCCAGAGATCTCCACAATTTCAGCCCACTGAACACGTCCCTTCAGCAACTGCCCACAAATCCACGCACCACACATGTCAAGAGCAAACGGAAGCAGGTGACAAGGACACAGAGTGTCCCTGCCTCTGAGAGACACCACCGCCATCCTCTGAAGAGAACAACCAGCAACACTGACTTGACCGAGACACCTGATAACCACTATGAGGAGAACCCAGAGAAACACATGGAGATCTCACCACCACAGCAA aactcGACTAATAAACCTGCACCCGCTCCTGTTCCCTGGATCAAAGAGCATGTTCAGACTGAGACAAGCCTGCTGGAAAAG TATGCTCAGGAGTTGTGTGAGCTGCGTTTGGGGGTGGATCAGGTGACAGACCGTGAGCTGGAGATGGCAAAGCGATTGGAGGATTTCATTGCTGTGAGTCAGGAGCATCAGACACAGCTGCAGGCCGAAGTGCAGGAACTGCGCAGTGTGTTAGTGCTGAGAGAAGAGCAGCTCGCTAGTGCCACCTTCAg attGGGTGTGATTGAGGAGGAGCGTGAGGAGGATGAGAGGAAGCTTAGTGTTGCTCTGGCTGCAGCTGAACGCATGAATGTGTTG gagGAGCAGTTTGCTCGTCTATTAAAAGACATGCAGCAGCTGAATACAGTTCATAGTGATGACCTGAGCACATCACACAGGAGTGAGACACCTTGA
- the rasal3 gene encoding disabled homolog 2-interacting protein isoform X2 gives MVFRRWIFCGGALECTPDHVTVASTMKPKTQDGGVRMKIKRRLQGGAHRKLSNPQLNLVGLSPAARFGSRDSLSVPLSAAESLDVSSDCTTVIRPVHSSILGEKYCFEVINSDSNHCFGCSSAAERDRWIENLRRAARPNKDNCERTENSLSLWVNEAKGLPPKKRYYCEVHLDGTLFARTSSRSVGKASSIPVNDGGSSAVVVSSGASGSAGGCQLFWGELFELDNLPPVTQITLHLFRDDNHKKKRHSKDESISYPLGSVALSLANIKGRVFQEKWYPILPYKALGTGGAKEQLGPQASIRVKARFQNLQVLPIERYKEFAESVTQGYVEMCSNLEPLLNVRDKEELAGALVHVLQSIGKAKEFLIKLGHAEVQRSGEKEALIFRENTLATKAIDEYMKLVGQKYLIDTLGDFITRLYATSESCEVDPQKCSASELLVNQRHLKETCGEVVRQITETQSSFPVELNEIFSSWVCECEERGRADIGHRLISASLFLRFLCPAILSPSLFGLTQPYPEPNTLRTLTLTAKVLQNLANFTPFGEKEEYMLFMNEFLEEHWDDMRTFLQKVSNPDSELEMARFDGYVDLPLCLSVLHSLLVDIISPMKLETINNLQPLPSILNQITEDLGPDVPRIICSRYISETAKPTYVPPRDLHNFSPLNTSLQQLPTNPRTTHVKSKRKQVTRTQSVPASERHHRHPLKRTTSNTDLTETPDNHYEENPEKHMEISPPQQNSTNKPAPAPVPWIKEHVQTETSLLEKYAQELCELRLGVDQVTDRELEMAKRLEDFIAVSQEHQTQLQAEVQELRSVLVLREEQLASATFRLGVIEEEREEDERKLSVALAAAERMNVLEEQFARLLKDMQQLNTVHSDDLSTSHRSETP, from the exons ATGGTGTTCAGGCGCTGGATTTTTTGTGGTGGAGCGCTGG AGTGCACTCCAGATCACGTGACTGTGGCCAGCACCATGAAGCCCAAAACTCAGGATGgtggagtgaga aTGAAGATAAAACGCAGACTGCAGGGTGGAGCTCACAGGAAACTGAGCAACCCACAGCTGAACCTAGTGGGACTGAGTCCTGCAGCAcg gtttggTTCACGAGATTCTCTCTCTGTACCCCTGAGTGCAGCAGAAAGTCTGGATGTGAGCTCAGACTGCACTACTGTGATCCGGCCGGTTCACAGCTCCATCCTGGGAGAGAAATACTGCTTTGAAGTGATTAACTCAGACAGTAACCACTGCTTTGGCTGCAGCTCTGCAGCTGAGAGGGATCGCTGGATTGAGAACCTGCGGCGTGCTGCTCGGCCCAATAAG GATAATTGTGAACGCACAGAGAACTCTCTCAGCCTGTGGGTGAACGAAGCTAAAGGTCTCCCACCAAAAAAACGCTACTACTGTGAGGTTCATCTGGATGGTACGCTGTTCGCTCGCACCAGCAGTCGCTCCGTGGGGAAAGCATCTTCAATCCCTGTGAATGATGGAGGGTCAAGCGCTGTGGTTGTGTCTTCTGGAGCAAGTGGAAGTGCAGGGGGGTGCCAGCTGTTTTGGGGCGAGCTTTTTGAGCTTGATAATCTGCCCCCTGTTACACAGATAACGCTGCACCTGTTCCGTGATGATAACCACAAGAAGAAGCGCCACTCGAAGGATGAGAGCATCTCTTACCCATTGGGCAGCGTTGCTCTGTCTCTGGCAAACATTAAAGGACGAGTGTTTCAGGAGAAATGGTATCCCATCCTTCCCTACAAAGCCCTTGGCACAGGTGGGGCAAAGGAACAGCTCGGGCCACAGGCAAGTATCCGGGTGAAGGCACGATTCCAGAACCTGCAAGTGCTGCCGATCGAGAGATATAAGGAGTTTGCGGAGTCTGTCACACAGGGGTATGTGGAGATGTGCAGCAACCTGGAGCCCCTGCTGAATGTCAGGGATAAAGAGGAGCTGGCTGGAGCACTTGTCCATGTCCTACAGAGCATCGGAAAGGCCAAG GAGTTCCTGATCAAGCTGGGTCACGCTGAAGTCCAGCGTTCAGGGGAGAAAGAGGCTCTAATCTTTAGAGAAAACACTTTGGCCACCAAAGCCATAGACGAGTACATGAAGCTGGTGGGGCAGAAATATCTCATCGATACTCTTG GAGATTTCATCACTCGACTGTATGCAACCTCAGAAAGCTGTGAAGTCGATCCACAGAAATGTTCTGCGTCCGAGCTTCTCGTCAACCAGCGCCACCTGAAGGAAACATGTGGAGAAGTTGTGCGACAGATCACGGAGACACAAAG CTCTTTTCCAGTGGAACTGAATGAAATTTTCTCCAGctgggtgtgtgaatgtgaggaACGTGGACGAGCGGACATCGGACACCGCCTCATTTCAGCATCTTTGTTCCTCCGGTTCCTCTGTCCAGCCATCCTCAGTCCCTCTCTTTTTGGACTGACCCAACCATATCCAGAACCCAATACACTCCGTACTCTGACTCTTACAGCTAAGGTGCTGCAGAACCTCGCCAACTTCACACC GTTTGGAGAGAAAGAAGAGTACATGCTGTTCATGAATGAGTTCCTGGAGGAACATTGGGATGATATGAGGACTTTCTTGCAGAAAGTATCAAACCCTGACAGTGAACTAGAGATGGCTCGGTTTGATGGCTATGTAGATCTTCCTTTATGCCTCTCTGTGCTTCACAGCCTGCTGGTGGATATCATCTCCCCAATGAAACTG GAAACTATAAACAACCTGCAGCCGCTACCCTCCATCCTGAACCAGATCACAGAGGATCTCGGCCCAGACGTTCCCCGGATTATCTGCAGCAG GTACATTAGTGAAACAGCCAAGCCCACATACGTTCCTCCCAGAGATCTCCACAATTTCAGCCCACTGAACACGTCCCTTCAGCAACTGCCCACAAATCCACGCACCACACATGTCAAGAGCAAACGGAAGCAGGTGACAAGGACACAGAGTGTCCCTGCCTCTGAGAGACACCACCGCCATCCTCTGAAGAGAACAACCAGCAACACTGACTTGACCGAGACACCTGATAACCACTATGAGGAGAACCCAGAGAAACACATGGAGATCTCACCACCACAGCAA aactcGACTAATAAACCTGCACCCGCTCCTGTTCCCTGGATCAAAGAGCATGTTCAGACTGAGACAAGCCTGCTGGAAAAG TATGCTCAGGAGTTGTGTGAGCTGCGTTTGGGGGTGGATCAGGTGACAGACCGTGAGCTGGAGATGGCAAAGCGATTGGAGGATTTCATTGCTGTGAGTCAGGAGCATCAGACACAGCTGCAGGCCGAAGTGCAGGAACTGCGCAGTGTGTTAGTGCTGAGAGAAGAGCAGCTCGCTAGTGCCACCTTCAg attGGGTGTGATTGAGGAGGAGCGTGAGGAGGATGAGAGGAAGCTTAGTGTTGCTCTGGCTGCAGCTGAACGCATGAATGTGTTG gagGAGCAGTTTGCTCGTCTATTAAAAGACATGCAGCAGCTGAATACAGTTCATAGTGATGACCTGAGCACATCACACAGGAGTGAGACACCTTGA
- the wiza gene encoding protein Wiz, translated as MEMGGEMAQKNDAEVAVSEQGTGDDDSESATHVCEVCGMCFETRRGLSSHARSHLRQLGVCVSESSGAPISLLYELITERDGALPFTPENTHSTTTKKKTHSQHGAKHTSKHRAKNDSGTKLKIKIGQLVKRQCVPVPTSLRDSSSSSSFSSSSSSSPLHLHKPLKPPKTSPPLPAVSKTLEGPQDTDTPLNLMEMSGVSQRDCVHVCELCGAWYETKKGLVSHTRTHLHHFGVELDTKAPPIQVLHDLLQKDAGPVVQDTPSALLTPPPLKKSKPSPAIKKTTSDSSKIATCEFCGENFKKTQSLASHARSHLRQLGVTDWTACGSPMATLREIMAHRSCSSLSRPIQTTPLTPAQAKSPSEAPPTPAPGPTTDRVPKARKGSRMVVSKPKEEPMELDISAEQSTKTTPTPPSHINVTSDQSAADHTTVPASHNITTVPKVEVGVAEPVKCEYCGDLFDSRKALSCHARAHLRQLGVKWAPCASPIDTLHELMIREGEGQGFENTPSPVDFCREKTETDPTACEATCELCGFDFENRKALASHARAHLRQQGEQWSSSQSPIAALSQWMSREPEKVAALHQLYMQGTLPQIRKRRVCSPFRSSDADSACSGVSRPSPAARQGKTGLSCSSSSRRKLSSHRSAPHSAVDRGSDCRPSKRPSLRMEGAESLKRMGNAPSLVPRPPETSLVKVVGKIYSLKCRFCEQVFSGPLSVQEDWLIHLRHHILNLKPDHVHSPTSIMPHSESAQLIGQTV; from the exons ATGGAGATGGGTGGAGAAATGGCACAAAAGAATGATGCTGAGGTTGCTGTTAGTGAGCAGGGAACAGGTGATGATGATTCTGAgt CAGCCACacatgtgtgtgaagtgtgtggtaTGTGTTTTGAAACCAGGCGAGGGTTATCGAGCCATGCCCGCTCTCACCTCCGTCAGCTGGGGgtatgtgtgtcagagagcAGCGGTGCCCCCATCAGCCTGCTGTATGAGTTGATCACTGAGAGGGACGGGGCTTTGCCCTTTacacctgaaaacacacacagcaccaccACAAAGAAGAAAACACACTCCCAACATGGAGCCAAACACACAAGTAAACATAGAGCCAAAAACGATTCAGGAACTAAACTGAAGATCAAAATTGGTCAGTTGGTGAAGAGACAGTGTGTTCCTGTCCCTACTTCACTGAGAgactcctcctcttcctcctccttttcctcttcctcatcctcatctccCCTCCATCTCCACAAACCACTAAAACCACCCAAGACCTCTCCTCCCCTCCCAGCTGTGTCCAAAACACTGGAAGGTCCACAGGATACAGACACACCCCTTAACctaa tgGAGATGTCGGGTGTGTCCCAGCgtgattgtgtgcatgtgtgtgagctgtgtgggGCATGGTACGAGACGAAGAAGGGCCTGGTCAGTCACACTCGAACTCACCTGCACCATTTTGGAGTGGAGCTGGACACTAAAGCCCCACCCATACAGGTCCTGCATGATCTACTTCAAAAGGATGCAGGGCCAGTGGTTCAAGACACACCCAGTGCTCTGTTAACTCCGCCTCCTCTTAAAAAGAGCAAGCCCTCACCAgcaataaagaaaacaacaa GTGATTCATCAAAAATTGCGACCTGTGAGTTTTGCGGGGAGAATTTTAAGAAGACTCAGAGTTTGGCGAGCCACGCCCGCTCTCACCTGCGCCAACTCGGTGTCACTGATTGGACAGCTTGCGGCTCACCGATGGCAACGCTTAGAGAGATAATGGCTCACCGTAGCTGTAGTAGTTTATCTCGACCTATTCAGACCACACCCTTGACTCCAGCTCAAGCCAAGTCTCCATCTGAAGCTCCACCCACTCCTGCACCAGGTCCCACCACAGACCGAGTGCCAAAAGCTAGAAAGGGCTCGAGGATGGTCGTGTCTAAACCGAAGGAAGAGCCGATGGAGTTGGACATCTCTGCTGAACAATCCACAAAAACTACACCTACACCTCCATCTCACATAAATGTAACTAGTGACCAATCAGCTGCTGATCACACTACAGTTCCAGCCAGTCACAATATAACTACAG tcccCAAGGTGGAGGTGGGCGTGGCCGAGCCGGTGAAGTGTGAATACTGTGGTGATTTGTTCGATAGCCGTAAAGCTCTATCATGCCACGCCCGTGCTCATCTGCGCCAACTTGGAGTGAAGTGGGCACCATGTGCTTCTCCCATCGACACACTGCATGAGCTCATGATCAGAGAAGGTGAAGGGCAAGGGTTCGAAAACACACCATCACCTGTGGACTTCtgcagagagaaaacagagacagaccCCACAG catgtGAGGCTACCTGTGAGCTCTGTGGATTTGACTTTGAAAACAGGAAAGCATTAGCCAGTCATGCACGTGCACACCTCCGCCAGCAGGGTGAGCAGTGGAGCTCCAGCCAGTCGCCAATTGCTGCCCTCAGCCAGTGGATGAGCAGAGAGCCTGAGAAGGTTGCTGCTCTTCATCAGCTCTACATGCAGGGGACGTTACCGCAGATCCGCAAg AGACGTGTCTGCTCTCCATTTCGCTCCTCTGATGCTGACTCTGCCTGCTCTGGTGTAAGTCGCCCTTCTCCTGCAGCTCGTCAGGGCAAAACAGGTCTCTCTTGCTCTTCCTCCTCCCGTAGGAAATTGTCATCCCATCGCTCGGCCCCCCACTCAGCTGTGGATCGTG GTTCTGATTGTCGGCCTTCTAAACGGCCTTCACTCAGAATGGAGGGGGCGGAGTCTCTAAAGCGCATGGGTAATGCCCCCTCTTTGGTGCCCCGCCCACCAGAAACCAGTCTGGTTAAAGTGGTGGGGAAAATCTATTCACTGAAGTGCAG